A stretch of Nonomuraea africana DNA encodes these proteins:
- a CDS encoding hydroxyacid dehydrogenase, with translation MRRPKTLVAMGREVAARLLNPQSRSRLAMIADVDPDVVVDDFAEADLSGVEVLYTSWGCPPVTAEVLARAPRLRAIVHAAGSVKHHVTDAVWQRGIAVSTAADANAGPVAEFTLASILYANKRVIDIARAYRSGREDQNWDARFPGFGNYRRTVGIVGASRIGRRVIELLRPFDLEVLVSDPYLREDLGVARVDLDELVARCDVVSLHAPDLPETHHLMNAARLAGMRDGATLINTARAALVDQEALTAELVAGRLCAILDHTEPEILPAASPLYDLPNVLVTPHIAGSLGGELARMADLALDELARYARGLPFEHGVEPASLSRSA, from the coding sequence GTGAGAAGGCCGAAGACCCTTGTCGCCATGGGCAGGGAGGTGGCCGCAAGGCTGCTGAACCCCCAGTCCAGGAGCCGCCTGGCGATGATCGCCGACGTCGATCCCGACGTGGTGGTCGACGACTTCGCGGAGGCGGACCTGTCGGGGGTGGAGGTGCTGTACACCTCGTGGGGCTGCCCGCCGGTGACCGCCGAGGTCCTGGCAAGGGCGCCGAGGCTGCGCGCGATCGTGCACGCGGCCGGGTCGGTGAAGCACCACGTGACCGACGCGGTGTGGCAGCGCGGCATCGCGGTCTCCACCGCCGCCGACGCCAACGCCGGACCGGTCGCGGAGTTCACGCTCGCGTCGATCCTCTACGCCAACAAGCGGGTGATCGACATCGCCCGCGCGTACAGGTCGGGGCGGGAGGACCAGAACTGGGACGCCCGTTTCCCCGGGTTCGGCAACTACCGCCGTACGGTCGGGATCGTCGGCGCCTCCAGGATCGGCCGCAGGGTGATCGAGCTGCTGCGCCCCTTCGACCTGGAGGTGCTGGTCAGCGACCCCTACCTGCGTGAGGACCTGGGCGTGGCCAGGGTGGACCTGGACGAGCTGGTCGCCCGCTGCGACGTGGTCAGCCTGCACGCGCCCGACCTGCCCGAGACCCACCACCTCATGAACGCCGCCCGCCTGGCCGGGATGCGCGACGGCGCCACCCTGATCAACACCGCCCGCGCCGCCCTGGTCGACCAGGAGGCGCTGACCGCCGAGCTGGTCGCGGGGCGGCTCTGCGCGATCCTCGACCACACCGAGCCGGAGATCCTGCCGGCCGCCTCACCCCTCTACGACCTGCCGAACGTCCTGGTCACCCCGCACATCGCCGGGTCGCTCGGCGGTGAGCTGGCCAGGATGGCCGACCTCGCGCTCGACGAACTGGCCCGCTACGCGCGCGGCCTGCCGTTCGAGCACGGCGTGGAACCCGCGAGCCTGTCCCGCTCAGCCTGA
- a CDS encoding right-handed parallel beta-helix repeat-containing protein gives MRTKRRLALVGALVALSGGLAAPAYAAPARNFFVDCQAPDGGSGRDASAPLNSLAAVNAIELRAKDKVKFKTGTVCVGRLEPIGSGTADHPITFTSYGEGPKPIIQGDGGEWAVHLVDNSHLTIEKLHVTNPAATTAKRTGIQYNSTTPEPKAGLVLRDLEISDVAGWGNKTGANSSWFAYSAGISIQALPEGKVGYIDGVTVTGNYIHDTGGGGIKISRKGTDYHKNVYIARNTIRAVGGDGIVVHASERPLIEHNLFDEGGAGKYPYVDGNFAGMWPINSVDPVFQYNEVTRQRPTIYDSTAWDCDGGIKGSCVYQYNYSHDNAGGFYLGCQSCTEFPNYKATAILRFNIAQDDCRIAGNAAGDNTSPLWIHNNTFFCSSQKVEWAVPTGRSTIANNIIYAPSGTLPQAAGINYDSNLYYGGVSAPASDARAITADPGLAAPGTATGYGDVDGYKLLAGSPALGSGSLVEGVGERDYFGNPVSGTVSRGAYNGPAVPPVVHDSIEKAYNNVGVSSDHNPNTGGFSTSGRSYSGQGLEKAGLVPGRTVNVLGADFVWHPRAYGWTDNVKAAGQTIRLQGQGAKLVFMGAGAFKVRSGDFTVTYTDGTKETRTVLFGDQWDATAPEGGVVVARASYHNRTQTHYRNPATGQTTESGVSVFGYAVPLDPAKTVATVTFPQGSPLADAGFHVFDMKIAS, from the coding sequence ATGCGCACCAAACGACGACTGGCTCTGGTCGGGGCGCTTGTCGCCCTGAGCGGAGGACTGGCGGCGCCCGCCTACGCCGCCCCCGCCCGCAACTTCTTCGTCGACTGCCAGGCCCCTGACGGCGGTTCGGGTCGCGACGCCTCGGCGCCGCTCAACAGCCTCGCCGCGGTCAACGCCATCGAGCTCAGGGCCAAGGACAAGGTCAAGTTCAAGACGGGCACGGTCTGCGTCGGCCGTCTGGAGCCGATCGGCTCGGGCACCGCCGACCACCCGATCACCTTCACCTCCTACGGCGAGGGCCCCAAGCCGATCATCCAGGGCGACGGCGGCGAGTGGGCCGTCCACCTGGTCGACAACAGCCACCTCACCATCGAGAAGCTGCACGTCACCAACCCCGCGGCGACGACCGCCAAGCGGACCGGCATCCAGTACAACTCGACCACCCCCGAGCCCAAGGCCGGGCTCGTCCTGCGCGACCTGGAGATCTCCGACGTCGCCGGCTGGGGCAACAAGACGGGCGCCAACTCCTCCTGGTTCGCCTACTCCGCCGGCATCAGCATCCAGGCGCTGCCCGAGGGCAAGGTCGGCTACATCGACGGCGTCACCGTCACCGGCAACTACATCCACGACACCGGCGGCGGCGGCATCAAGATCAGCCGCAAGGGCACCGACTACCACAAGAACGTCTACATCGCCCGCAACACCATCCGGGCGGTCGGCGGCGACGGCATCGTCGTGCACGCCTCGGAACGGCCGCTGATCGAGCACAACCTGTTCGACGAGGGCGGCGCGGGCAAGTACCCCTACGTCGACGGCAACTTCGCCGGCATGTGGCCGATCAACTCGGTCGACCCCGTCTTCCAGTACAACGAGGTCACCAGGCAGCGGCCGACGATCTACGACTCCACGGCGTGGGACTGCGACGGCGGCATCAAGGGCTCCTGCGTCTACCAGTACAACTACTCCCACGACAACGCCGGAGGGTTCTACCTGGGCTGCCAGAGCTGCACCGAGTTCCCGAACTACAAGGCGACGGCCATCCTGCGCTTCAACATCGCCCAGGACGACTGCCGCATCGCGGGCAACGCCGCGGGCGACAACACCAGCCCGCTGTGGATCCACAACAACACCTTCTTCTGCTCCTCGCAGAAGGTGGAGTGGGCGGTGCCGACCGGCAGGTCCACGATCGCCAACAACATCATCTACGCGCCCTCAGGCACCCTGCCGCAGGCCGCGGGCATCAATTACGACTCCAACCTCTACTACGGCGGCGTGAGCGCGCCCGCCTCCGACGCCAGGGCGATCACCGCCGACCCGGGCCTGGCCGCTCCCGGCACCGCCACGGGCTACGGCGACGTCGACGGCTACAAGCTGCTGGCCGGCTCTCCCGCCCTGGGTTCTGGCTCCCTCGTCGAGGGCGTGGGCGAGCGCGACTACTTCGGCAACCCGGTCTCCGGCACCGTCTCGCGCGGCGCCTACAACGGGCCCGCCGTCCCGCCGGTCGTCCACGACTCGATCGAGAAGGCCTACAACAACGTCGGCGTCAGCTCCGACCACAACCCCAACACCGGCGGCTTCTCCACCTCGGGGCGCAGCTACTCGGGCCAGGGGCTGGAGAAGGCGGGCCTGGTGCCCGGCCGGACCGTGAACGTGCTCGGCGCCGACTTCGTGTGGCACCCCCGCGCGTACGGCTGGACCGACAACGTCAAGGCCGCGGGCCAGACGATCAGGCTGCAGGGCCAGGGCGCCAAGCTGGTGTTCATGGGCGCGGGCGCCTTCAAGGTCAGGTCGGGCGACTTCACCGTCACCTACACCGACGGCACGAAGGAGACCAGGACCGTCCTGTTCGGCGACCAGTGGGACGCCACCGCCCCCGAGGGCGGCGTCGTGGTGGCGCGCGCGAGCTACCACAACCGCACCCAGACCCACTACCGGAACCCGGCCACCGGGCAGACGACCGAGTCGGGCGTGTCGGTGTTCGGCTACGCGGTGCCGCTCGACCCGGCCAAGACCGTCGCCACGGTGACGTTCCCGCAGGGCAGCCCGCTGGCCGACGCGGGGTTCCACGTCTTCGACATGAAGATCGCGAGCTGA
- a CDS encoding ABC transporter ATP-binding protein yields MNGESSIKLLAAYIKPHRGILVAGGLLGLVGSAAGLAMPLLAKYVVDAFGANQSMAGPLIGLTIAVLVGAVVSACGTYLMERTGEGIVLGARRRLVDRMLRLRVADVDRLKPGDLLSRVTGDTTLLRSVLTNGIVDSVSAVFMLVGAIVMMALMDGVLLLVTLLVVVVIGGMTALVMPRIQRAQHQAQEAVGEMGAVLDRALQAYRTVKASGAEEREVEIVGAAAVRARDRGLQVAGWTSLAGVSTWMAVQIAFLCVLAVGGARVASGALEVSGLIAFLLYLFYLVAPIGQLVEGAVQLQNGLAALKRIREIEDLPGEPVSPAAPVGSDPVGVRFEDVVFRYGDDRAPVHDGVSFEVPPGGLTALVGPSGAGKSTVFALIERFYEHQDGLIEVGGRDVRDWPLGELRAALGYVEQDAPVLAGTLRENLLFAAPDATEEDLRRALTRTRLDDLVAGLPEGLETAVGHRGVLLSGGERQRVAIARALLRKPRLLLLDEATSQLDAVNELRLREVIAEVAAETTVLVIAHRLSTVTNADRIVVMESGGVRAVGTHDELVGSDELYRELAATQFLVS; encoded by the coding sequence GTGAACGGCGAGTCATCTATCAAGCTCCTGGCGGCCTACATCAAGCCGCACAGGGGCATTCTGGTCGCAGGCGGCCTGCTCGGGCTGGTCGGCTCGGCCGCGGGTCTCGCGATGCCGTTATTGGCGAAGTATGTAGTGGACGCCTTCGGCGCGAACCAGTCCATGGCCGGGCCGCTGATCGGGCTGACGATCGCCGTGCTCGTCGGCGCGGTCGTCTCCGCCTGCGGCACCTACCTGATGGAGCGCACCGGCGAGGGCATCGTGCTCGGCGCCAGGCGCAGGCTCGTCGACAGGATGCTCAGGCTGCGGGTCGCCGACGTCGACCGGCTCAAGCCGGGCGACCTGCTGTCGAGGGTCACGGGCGACACGACGCTGCTGCGGTCGGTGCTGACCAACGGCATCGTCGACTCGGTCAGCGCGGTCTTCATGCTCGTCGGCGCGATCGTCATGATGGCGCTGATGGACGGCGTGCTGCTGCTGGTCACCCTGCTGGTCGTGGTGGTGATCGGCGGCATGACGGCGCTGGTCATGCCGCGCATCCAGCGGGCACAGCACCAGGCCCAGGAGGCCGTCGGCGAGATGGGCGCGGTGCTCGACCGGGCGCTGCAGGCCTACCGCACGGTCAAGGCGAGCGGCGCGGAGGAGCGCGAGGTCGAGATCGTCGGGGCGGCCGCCGTACGGGCCAGGGACAGGGGGCTCCAGGTCGCCGGCTGGACCTCGCTGGCAGGCGTCTCGACCTGGATGGCGGTGCAGATCGCCTTCCTCTGCGTGCTGGCCGTCGGCGGCGCGCGGGTCGCCTCGGGCGCGCTGGAGGTCTCCGGCCTGATCGCCTTCCTGCTCTACCTGTTCTACCTGGTCGCCCCCATCGGGCAGCTGGTCGAGGGCGCGGTGCAGCTGCAGAACGGCCTGGCCGCGCTCAAGCGCATCCGCGAGATCGAGGACCTGCCGGGCGAGCCGGTCAGTCCCGCCGCGCCCGTCGGCAGCGACCCCGTGGGCGTGCGGTTCGAGGACGTGGTGTTCAGGTACGGCGACGACCGCGCGCCCGTCCATGACGGCGTGAGCTTCGAGGTCCCGCCCGGCGGGCTCACCGCGCTGGTCGGGCCGTCGGGCGCGGGCAAGTCCACGGTGTTCGCGCTGATCGAGCGCTTCTACGAGCACCAGGACGGACTGATCGAGGTCGGCGGCAGGGATGTTCGCGACTGGCCGCTCGGCGAGCTGCGGGCCGCGCTCGGCTACGTGGAGCAGGACGCGCCGGTGCTGGCGGGGACGCTGCGCGAGAACCTCCTGTTCGCCGCGCCCGACGCCACCGAGGAGGACCTGCGCAGGGCGCTGACGCGCACCAGGCTCGACGACCTGGTCGCCGGTCTCCCCGAGGGGCTGGAGACGGCGGTCGGTCACCGCGGCGTGCTGCTGTCCGGCGGCGAGCGGCAGCGCGTGGCGATCGCCAGGGCGCTGCTGCGCAAGCCGCGCCTGCTGCTGCTCGACGAGGCCACGTCACAGCTGGACGCGGTCAACGAGCTGCGGCTGCGCGAGGTCATCGCCGAGGTGGCGGCCGAGACCACGGTGCTGGTGATCGCGCATCGCCTCTCGACGGTCACCAACGCGGACCGGATCGTGGTCATGGAGTCGGGCGGCGTGCGCGCCGTGGGAACCCACGACGAGCTGGTGGGCAGCGACGAGCTCTACCGCGAGCTGGCCGCCACGCAGTTCCTCGTCTCCTGA
- a CDS encoding polysaccharide lyase family 8 super-sandwich domain-containing protein, translated as MLRRALLLTVAAASALSMAAVPAVADPTGPAAPAESTTPAESTTPAESTTPAAPPATTQSAADFAEPERRYRDLLTGGADVDPADPAYAAALARLDADADANLATLTPTGWADLQGTDGSTVHAIALRLQTISLAYATVGSKRYGDAATAEAVVRALTWMHAERYRPGKPETGNWYGWEIGAPNYLLHNLVLLGAAVPAELRAGLLGAIGHFVPDPARRKVSGVPEVGGNLADKVSITVRRGLLSGDAAVTTMGRDKLGPVFDHVSSGDGWYPDGSLIQHFYFAYTGGYGNALLGSTATVFALLGGTPWDLTDPDRGNVTRWIFDGFEPVMFRGQMLANVRGRGISRPHDNDYSVARSALAAMTVLAQAASPEDRRRIAALVAEHAASGGFYETATVGQIALARRLTSGVAPRGDLTLTKVYAGMDRFVHHRPGYAFTIAGRSSRVGAYEAGNNENLRGWYTGDGMTMLYNADRTQYSDGFWPTVDSYRLPGVTNATRESYPRTAKDTAWYGFRQSDPHTGGVALGDLSAFGMRTQAERDYHTKQPIDLTARKSWFTFGDTIVALGADITASNVAAQTTVENRMNPGEVRTGEGWMHIEGTGGYLFPEGMPQTRRESRTGRWSEIGVHPSDEITREYQTVWFDHGAAPRQASYAYYVLPGRSAEETAELAARPQVRVADNTAQVQSAIEEHGVNSRLAATFWDCATAAGTVRAYGPAEVALRQEGSTLEVAVADPTWRQSQTLVEIARTGAQLLSADPRVTVLSTSPTIRLAIDTSGALGVAATVQVKVKPTARPALAGAGCEGSKVRPDADAYVRGGAYASRNFNGQGLVAKTVADESYARQSFLRFARPAGEVSLARLWLRGAIADAGGTSTTLTLYEVPGDWAESTLTWATRPALGKPVGTVTVTGSTAAWYAIDLTAHLRAGGSTSFALAGPPGVTTTLAAQFADREIPSGAPYLQVF; from the coding sequence ATGCTCCGACGTGCCCTGCTGTTAACGGTCGCCGCGGCGTCCGCCCTCTCGATGGCGGCCGTGCCGGCCGTCGCCGACCCCACCGGGCCCGCAGCGCCTGCCGAGTCCACAACGCCTGCCGAGTCCACAACGCCTGCCGAGTCCACAACGCCCGCCGCCCCTCCGGCCACGACGCAGAGCGCCGCCGACTTCGCCGAGCCGGAGCGGCGCTACCGCGACCTGCTGACCGGCGGCGCGGACGTGGATCCCGCCGACCCCGCCTACGCCGCCGCGCTGGCCCGTCTCGACGCCGACGCCGACGCCAACCTCGCCACCCTCACCCCGACCGGCTGGGCCGACCTGCAGGGCACCGACGGCAGCACCGTGCACGCCATCGCGCTGCGCCTGCAGACCATCTCGCTGGCCTACGCCACCGTGGGATCGAAGAGGTACGGCGACGCCGCCACCGCCGAGGCCGTGGTGCGGGCGCTGACCTGGATGCACGCCGAGCGCTACCGCCCCGGCAAGCCGGAGACGGGCAACTGGTACGGCTGGGAGATCGGCGCGCCGAACTACCTGCTGCACAACCTGGTCCTGCTCGGCGCCGCCGTACCCGCCGAGTTGAGGGCGGGACTGCTCGGCGCGATCGGCCACTTCGTGCCCGACCCCGCCAGGCGCAAGGTCTCGGGCGTGCCCGAGGTCGGCGGCAACCTCGCCGACAAGGTCTCCATCACCGTACGGCGCGGCCTGCTCTCGGGCGACGCCGCGGTCACGACGATGGGCCGCGACAAGCTCGGCCCGGTCTTCGACCACGTCTCCAGCGGCGACGGCTGGTACCCCGACGGCTCGCTCATCCAGCACTTCTACTTCGCCTACACAGGCGGCTACGGCAACGCCCTGCTCGGCAGCACCGCGACCGTGTTCGCGCTGCTCGGCGGCACGCCGTGGGATCTGACCGACCCGGACAGGGGCAACGTCACCCGCTGGATCTTCGACGGCTTCGAGCCGGTCATGTTCCGCGGGCAGATGCTCGCCAACGTGCGCGGCCGCGGCATCTCCAGGCCGCACGACAACGACTACTCGGTGGCGCGCTCGGCGCTGGCCGCCATGACCGTGCTGGCCCAGGCCGCCTCGCCGGAGGACAGGCGGCGCATCGCCGCGCTGGTCGCCGAGCACGCAGCCAGCGGCGGCTTCTACGAAACCGCTACCGTCGGGCAGATCGCCCTGGCCAGGCGGCTGACCAGCGGCGTCGCCCCGCGTGGCGACCTGACGCTCACCAAGGTCTACGCGGGCATGGACCGCTTCGTCCACCACCGCCCCGGCTACGCCTTCACGATCGCGGGACGCAGCAGCCGCGTCGGCGCCTACGAGGCGGGCAACAACGAGAACCTCAGGGGCTGGTACACCGGCGACGGCATGACCATGCTCTACAACGCCGACAGGACGCAGTACTCCGACGGCTTCTGGCCCACCGTCGACTCCTACCGCCTGCCGGGCGTCACCAACGCCACCCGGGAGAGCTACCCGCGCACGGCGAAGGACACCGCCTGGTACGGCTTCCGCCAGAGCGACCCCCATACCGGCGGCGTCGCGCTGGGCGACCTGTCGGCCTTCGGCATGCGGACCCAGGCCGAACGTGACTACCACACCAAGCAGCCCATCGACCTGACCGCGCGCAAGTCGTGGTTCACCTTCGGCGACACGATCGTGGCGCTCGGCGCCGACATCACCGCCTCCAACGTCGCCGCCCAGACGACCGTGGAGAACCGGATGAACCCCGGCGAGGTGCGGACGGGCGAGGGCTGGATGCACATCGAGGGAACGGGCGGCTACCTGTTCCCCGAGGGGATGCCGCAGACCAGGCGCGAGAGCCGTACCGGCAGGTGGTCGGAGATCGGTGTGCACCCCTCCGACGAGATCACCCGCGAGTACCAGACGGTCTGGTTCGACCACGGCGCCGCGCCGCGTCAGGCCTCCTACGCCTACTACGTGCTGCCGGGCAGGAGCGCCGAGGAGACCGCCGAGCTGGCCGCCAGGCCGCAGGTGCGCGTCGCCGACAACACCGCGCAGGTGCAGTCGGCGATCGAGGAGCACGGCGTCAACTCCAGGCTCGCCGCCACCTTCTGGGACTGCGCCACCGCCGCCGGCACGGTCAGGGCGTACGGCCCCGCCGAGGTCGCGCTGCGCCAGGAGGGCTCGACGCTGGAGGTGGCCGTCGCGGATCCGACCTGGCGGCAGAGCCAGACCCTGGTCGAGATCGCCCGCACCGGCGCGCAGCTGCTCAGCGCCGATCCGAGGGTCACGGTGCTGTCCACCTCGCCCACCATCAGGCTGGCGATCGACACGTCCGGGGCGCTCGGGGTGGCGGCGACCGTACAGGTCAAGGTGAAGCCGACCGCGCGGCCCGCGCTGGCGGGGGCCGGCTGCGAGGGCAGCAAGGTGCGGCCCGACGCCGACGCCTACGTGCGCGGCGGCGCCTACGCGAGCAGGAACTTCAACGGGCAGGGCCTGGTCGCCAAGACGGTCGCCGACGAGAGCTACGCCAGGCAGTCCTTCCTGCGCTTCGCCAGGCCCGCGGGTGAGGTGAGCCTCGCCAGGCTGTGGCTGCGCGGCGCGATCGCCGACGCGGGCGGCACGAGCACCACGCTCACCCTCTACGAGGTGCCCGGCGACTGGGCGGAGTCGACGCTCACCTGGGCCACCAGGCCCGCCCTCGGCAAGCCGGTCGGCACCGTGACCGTCACGGGCTCCACCGCCGCCTGGTACGCCATCGACCTCACCGCCCACCTGCGCGCGGGTGGCTCGACCAGCTTCGCGCTGGCAGGCCCGCCAGGCGTGACCACCACTCTCGCCGCCCAGTTCGCCGACAGGGAGATCCCCAGCGGCGCGCCCTACCTGCAGGTGTTCTGA